The sequence TagaatttttgtgttttgttattttagtgaTGAGGGGATGAGCTAAAGGCATAGCTTATCATTTTGAGTTAAAAATCCTACTCACACTAATTCAGTTTTCTAATGATTCTAAtaatttgatttacagtgttatattcgtttcatgtgtacagcatagtgatttggtatttttatagattatactccattaaaagttattacaagataatggctataattctctgtgctatacaatatatccttgttgcttatccacgttatacttagtagtttgtatttcttttctttttggccaaaATGCATGGCAtgcggcatcttagttccctgaccacggattgaacccaggccctggcagtgaaagcaccaaattctaaccactggatcaccagggaattccagtgTAGTCTGTatttcttaatcccatacccctaacttaccctcccctcttcctctccatACTGGTAATCActggtttattttctatatctgcgagcctgtttctgttttgcatatacattcatttgtattgtttttttagatccacatataagtgacatcatacagtatttgtctttctctatctaatTTATTTCACTAGGCAGCATAacattctctaggtccaaccactttgctcattcttttcattctttttatggctgagtaatatgccatcttatatacacatttacatacacacacacacacacacactcacacacacacgtaccaCATCTTACGTCATCAGCCTGGTCAAAGCTGGTCTCCACCACATATGTGTCCGGTCCATGGGAGGGGAAAGAAGGTACAGAAACATAAGctcagtgtttttaaaatcaagaatggGAAGTGGTCCATTGACTTCTGTTCATGGGCCATTGGCCCCAGATCAGGCACATGGCCACAGCTAACAGAGACAGAGGAATGTGTTAGCTCTAGATGAACAGCTCTGTTGctctgaaagaaaggaagaatggatTTGGGGGAGATAATTGTCAGGCTGCTTCACCATCTATTTTAGGCAAACACTGTGATAAGTCGTCTGGGGGAAAGACTTACAGTCTGAGGAGAGATGCATATGATACCGAAAGTTATATAGTGCCGGTTATTATGAAATAACCAATAAACAGTGTCCACATTGTGGAGATAAAGAAGTAATTTAGATGGAGGATTTGAGGAGCCTTTGTAAAAGCACTAATTTTGGTAGGTAGAGAAAGCACAGAGTTTCAAGCTCAGAGACTTGCAGACTTGTATGGGAGACTGAATATGAGTGAAgcagtcagtgaacttgaagcaCTATGTTATACATTGTAGTATTTTACACATTGCACGCTTTGAAGGGGTTAGGAAGCAAAGCTGGTAAAAGGTGCGTTGGACTCAAACTGCAAAGACCCTTGACTAGCATGCTTAAAGAGTGTAGACTTTTTTCACCAGTCAATGGCAAGTAAGTGAAGACTCCTGAAAAATCTGTTAATATATCTGTTAATAagtgaaaagtatattttaactTCAGTTTTACAGTTAACTATTTTATCCTCCACTTTTTCACTATTTATTCAATACAAGCTGAAGTAGTCCAATAGTATGTGGAAATCCAgccttaatatttttgttttctcaagtGATTAAAATAAACACTGTGAAAAATAAGAGTTTCATTTAAATTATGCCCGAGAGTgttggagttgggggaggggtgtcatACAGTACTGCCAAGAAAATCTCCATGAGAACTGGAACAACGATTGAAAATGAGTACTAATGAAGATAGAAATACTCTAAAATGAAATTGGGCTCTGATGTGGTATTTTGATCTGAAGTTAAAGGCTGATTTAGATTTTCATGAACTTAAACTTGAATCTGTGCAGTAAATTATCAAGGGGGATGTAATTAGGGTCACTTCCTTCCTAGAATCTCTGGGGAATTCCCATCACCATTGATGAGAATTGTGCATAAAGATCATGGGAAGAGCATGGCCCTTGGGTTTCCTCTTAAACAGCCTGTAGGATTTGTTATGGTTATTTTAATGCACTGGTCCTTGGAGACACTAATTTCAGTTCTGCCTCTACTTTGGGCATGGTGAAAATGACAAAAGTTGTGACTGGGAACCCCAAGAGATGCagatctcttttcattctttcttctttatctataattattttattatctgtgAGGAAACTTCTTTTCCGAAAATGCCAAATCtgtaaacaacaataaaaaagaaatgattccaACCAATGGAGGGGAAAAAGTGCCGCCCCATGTTTACTAAGCAGCTGATAACTTCTCTGGGAGTTAGACTTTCTTTGGGAACTGAGGTCATCTCTTTAATAAGTCTCTGCTGGTTCTGAGACACCTGAGTGTTAAAACACTTGACCAGATAGTTAGAAATATCTGAGTCCAGGGGACCAGGATTTTTACTCAGAGAAAGTCTCGAGCCAAGTGGCAAATGATGAGGAATTGTAGAATTCCTGGGACTGGGATAAtgtaaagcaggaaaaaaatgatgGTTCTAAAGATGAACAGTGTTCTGTTTTCTCACCCAGTCCTCCGCAAGGCTATCTTGTGGCACAGCTCTGGGTCTTCCGTTGCCTTCCCACGCCTGCCCAGTAACCAAGGGTAGGCCTCGATTTTGATCATGCAATTCTGGCCCCTAGgccagttttcctctcctgataCTTTCCATCTCAAAATACCTGGGTGCAGAATCAGCACCTAAGCTGCTTATAAACTCCTGCTCCTCCATAAAGAGAAGAAACACGCCTAGTTTTTCTTGCCAGATGGTGAATGTCAGACATGGTAGAAGTTCAATATATATtactggataaataaattaattacagaTACATGAAACCAGAAATATCCTCTGTAGGTAAAATGTCTCCCTTTACACTTTGTAGTATTCTACATGTTATACTATTTGACAACAGGCAGGTGGCATGTATCAAAGAATCAGGAAAAGCCGCTGGGTATGGGTGAAAGGTCCCTGCTGCAGAATTTTTAAGAGATCGTATTCATGTTGCGAAgatcttttttctctgttctagAGAACAAGTATAATGCACTGAATGTCATTTACTAAGAATCCAATTAATTTCAAGGCAGTCCTTCATGTCTAGCTTTTGTCCTTTGTGAATGAATCAAACTATTTTAAGCCCTTTATATACATTAGCTACCTTAGTTCTTACAGCaacttatgaggtaggtactgtaaTCATTTTGATTTTATGTATGAGGAAAACGAGGCACAAATATTAATTTTGTCAAGACCTCACAGATGCTAAGTGTTAAAACTGAAATTTAGACCAAGAGAGTCTGACTGCAGAGGCTATTTTCTTAACCACTATACTGCACTGTCTCATGAGATGGCACTGGAGCAGAAATCCCAAATAATCACAGGAGAACCAGGAGGCCTTCTGGGGAAATGTTCCTGGTAGAGGCAAACTCATGATATGAAAGTATGTATGGCTCTGTTTCAGAGAACAGCAAGGCCAGAGCTGTAGAGTGGAAATGATTCAGGGGAAAAGGTAGTAATAAGATGTAATGTCAGGGGAAAAGGTAGTAATAAGATGTAGTGGCTTGTGGGCCCTGGAAAAggtttcactgtcgtggcctcccccgttgcggagcacaggctccggacgcgcaggcgcagcggccacggctcacgggcccagccgctccgcggcacgtgggatcctcccggaccagggcacaaacccgtgtcccctgcatcggcaggcggattctcaaccactgcgccaccagggaagccccctggaaaaggttttgattttcattttcataaaaatggaaagtcATAGGAGTACGTTAAGCAGAGGCATGATGTAATCTGATCTAAAAGAATATTGTGGCTGCTGTATGACTAGGATGGAAGTGAAGAATCTaagtatttaatataaaataatatttaaattcaaTACGTAAGTcaaaattatacatacacacatataaagaaTCTTATTTTCTAAAACTAAACCAAATATTCCAAAACTGCTTAGCCAGTTAAATATATTTTGGCAAAAATAGGTCCTGAAATCATTGTAATGTTCTAAAACTCTTGTAGATTTTTAGAAATTGATGGGACCTTTTGTTTGGTGTGGGTGTCACTAGCTAAATGATGTCCTTGTCTGAGCCATGACTTGACATAGGGGCCCCATCAAACTCTTCCACTGACTTCCCCATGAAATCAATGGCCTGTGACACCCAGCCTGTGGTTGCAGCTGGAAGGTGGCTGGTGGAACTGCTCTAATTCCATTGCTAGATTTGCACCTGGCTGCCAAGGATCTCAGAAATGCTGGACTCAGAAATCCTGCATCTCAGCCCCACTATGTCCAGACATTACCTGCCCCACAGCCTGTGTCACCTTCACAGATGTTGAGCTGCCACTGCACAGAACAATAGGTAAGCACTGTGTATGTTCTTCTTGCTGGTGTGGCAATTGCCTTCTGCATCCGTCTGGTTTCCCTGGGATGGGAGAGGGGGACCCACACCTATGCCAGAACTGCTAGGAGGTCTGATATCCAACTCTGTAATCACTGGTGGGCTAAATCTGATTAAGGTAGACTTTTCGTTAGCAAACTGAAAACTGTACAGAAATGTTTCAATACACACCAATGTCCATagatgaagtaaaataaatagaGACCCCAAAAATCTGTGTAAAAGGCTACACAAGAGCTCAGCTCTCTGATGTTTAGCTATGTGAAATGTGGGAATAAGCCTATAGCTTACTAGCTTTGTACTTCTCTCCCTGTGCCCTCATCCCTTCCTTGAAGAAGCAAGAGCTAAGGATGATTAAATCAAGGGTTGATAGAAAATATCACTTTAGCAATTGAGATAATGCTACCTCTTTATATGCCAGGCCTGCATTCAGATATTACTGAGAAGGAGATGTAGTTTTAAGATGGCAGGTGGGAGACTCAAAGAAAAAAGGTTACAGGATTTCCATGATACATCAAGCTCAAATAGAAAAACCAAGAGAACCTAAAACtctgaatgaaatgaaatcaacatgaaattttaaaaatgtagttccCTTGGAACAACAGATCTCACAGAGAGGGaccctcagagagagagagatctcagaGGTGAATGTCATCACTGTGTGATCGCTGTTTCACATGCCtctaaaaatgtattgtttttccTTGAGCTTTCACTAGGGATAATTTTGTGAAAGAGAAATTGCAAAACTACAGTgactacaaagaaaatattttaataaaatattcactATAGTGGAGGCTCTCAACAAGAACTGAGAAGGCAAAAGAAGTAGCTGTCCCTTTTGGGAATCCAGTCCTAAATGACACAGGAATGCTCTTAGCTGTTCTGCAAAATCTCCTTGCCTAGTTGTGCCAACAGGTGGCCATGAGGGGGACAAAGAAACCTCTGGAAGTCACTGTGAAGAACCAAGTAAATTAAGAGAATCCACTTAGAAGTAGATGAGAActaagcagctttttttttttttaaataaaaatatttttccaactcACAGGGAAATGGGTAAAACTTTTCAggttaaatatttcttctgtgagCTGTTCTTAGTCAGTTGGTACCTCCTATGGCTTGTCTTTAAGCAACTGGGAGCCCCAGCAGGACTGCAGACACCTGGCTGAGCATCGGGGAAAATGCAGAACTAAGCAGGTTTTCTGTGCGAAATCCAAAAATAGATTTGCAAGTTTCTATTCATGTTTTCAAGGCTCTGAATGAGAAGTTAACAGGAACTTTGCTTCAGCAATCATATTGTGGGGTGATTTCTAGCTTTGAAACTTTGAGCCTTATACTACAATAGCTGATTTAATGGAATAGGAATTTTGATTTCTAGTTAGATTCAATTACGTTCATGTAGAAACATGCTAGAATTGAACTCGTTGTTGTTTTCCAGTTTCACAGATGTCCCTGCTTAAAATTTTAGTGTCATTTTCCTAATACTAGTTATGCTTATACTATACAATTTGAGAAAAAATacaattcaatatttaaaaaataaacaacagagcaaaacaaaactaaGTTTTTGTCTCAGCTTCTTACCTGGTgcagttaaaaaaagagagagagagaaagagagaaagagagaaaggaaaaacacaatTTGGGGGCCCCCTGCCCATTCTATCACATTTCAAGAGCGAACAATAGAAACAGAGACAACTGTGGTGTCACCCCCTAAGTATTTCATAAAGCATCCTTCCTTGGGCCACTTTCGTATTCAAGGTCTATTACTACTAATGTAATTCTTGGGTTTCAAATTGAGAGAAATGAGAGCATTTCCCCTGCCTAACTTAAGCCTATCGCTGCGCATACTGCATGGATGAAACAAGTGAGCCAAGAACCCTCCACCTTGTGTGTTACTGTTTATTGACACAGAAAGTGCTGCTGTTGGAATACGCATATCATTTAGTGCATTAAGATAAAGAAGGACAAATTATTGTGTTCCAGCTCTGTTTCAGTCTGTGCCCTGTAGAAACTCTTCAACATCTTATCGAAGACTTTCTGGGGGTTGTGTTGTTGTCAGGATTCCGACGTGTTCTGATTTCCTTCTGGAGTCATAAATTGCACCTTGGGCACCATGAGGGATGAATTGTTCCGGCGCATGGAATTGTTCCGCCTCATGGAATTGTTTCTTCTCATGGAATTGCGCTTCCTCAGAGAATTCTGGTGGGACAGTTCACTCTTCTGGAGGGTTTGGATAAGAATGGAAGGCTTTTCGTCCAGCTCTCGGGCGCTGCACCTCGGAGCCGCTACTTTCACGGTGTTGCCGAATTTGGAGTAATCCACGGAATACACGCCTTCCTCCTCGGTTACGATGGACACGAAGCGATGGCCCCATTGGATCTCCTCGGCGATGTAGGAGGTTCTCGCTTGGGTGGTAATGCCAGTAGTTTCGACCACTCCTTCTAGAATCACGATGACCTCCAGGTCTTGGTTGGCGAGGTCGGTGGCGGAGATATCATACAAGGGGCTGCGCTTGTCAATCACGTGGCAGATGATCAAAGGGGCCACCAGAAAAATGTTATTACTCTCAAGGGGGTTATCAACGGGAATGTCTAGTTGGTGAATAGGCACCACCTCCCCTTCGGGTGTCGTGGTTTTCTTGACCACCTGGATGCGCACCGATGCACTAATGATCATGCTTTTCCTTAAGTCGCCCACGCGGAACATGAAGCATAGTTTGCCATTTCGGACCGCAATCACCGCATGGCGGCTGAAAATCAAGGTTTCCGCCCTTCTGTGAGCCTGGGCTGTTTTCATGAATATGCAGCCCAACATGACTGCATTGATGATCAAACCCACAATGTTCTGGAGAATCAGGACTGTGATGGCTAGAGGACATTCCTCTGTCATCATTCTCCCGCCAAACCCAATTGTCACTTGAACTTCAATGGAGAAGAGGAAAgcagaggtgaaagacctgtaagAAACGAGAGCAGAAAACAATGCCATTGGATCAGAGTTTGAATCATGAAATAACAGGCTAAGTTGAATTTTGCGTTTTCTTCCTCcaaaggctatttttaaaaagaattttattaaagtatagttgctttacaatgttgtgttagttgtttcaggtgtgcagcaaagtgaaatatatatatatgtatgtatatatatatatatatatatacacacacacacacacacacacacacacacacacgcaaacacataATATCTAACATACGTAATATCtaacatacatattctttttcagattctttccattacaggttattataagatattgagtatagttccctgtgctatacagcaggtccttgttggttatctattttatatatagtagtgtgtatgtatatgttaatcccaaactccttatttatccctccctcaccctttcctctttggtaaccataaatgtgttttctatgtctgtgactctatttctgtttcgtaaataagttcatttctatcattttttaagattccacatataagcaatatcaaaagatatttgtctttctctgtctgatttacttcacttagtatgatagtctctaggcccatccatgttgctgcaaatggcattatttcattctttttatggctgagtaatattccattgtgtgtatctatctatctatatatagatatagatatatgcacaccacatcttctttatccattcatttgtcgatgtccaaaggctattttttaaaaaatatttatttattatctttggctgcgttgagtcttcattgctgtgtgtgggctttctctagttgcggtgagcgggggctactctttgttgcagtgtgcgggctctagagtgcaggctcagtagttgtggtgcacgggctcagttgctccgtggcatgtggcatcttcctggaccaggggtcaaacccatgtcccctgcactggcaggcagattctcaaccactgcgccaccagggaagtcccatgtccaAAGGCTATTAAAGGCTTTTAGAAAGACTATCCAACTTAATGTATCAAATGAACAAGTGCTTGTGTTTAGAACTGGACATTTGATAGATGTCAAATGTAGAGGTAGATGCATGCATCTACCTCCAGGCTTCTGGGATACACTTCTGTTAGTGTTTTCAAATCATGTAATGATGGGCCTGTTtatgtaaaaacattaaaataatacctagacatatttatatttataggctTATTTTACTTTGTGAAATTTTCTTCCAGGTTGATGTC is a genomic window of Kogia breviceps isolate mKogBre1 chromosome 12, mKogBre1 haplotype 1, whole genome shotgun sequence containing:
- the KCNJ8 gene encoding ATP-sensitive inward rectifier potassium channel 8, yielding MLARKSIIPEEYVLARIAAENLRKPRIRDRLPKARFIAKSGACNLAHKNIREQGRFLQDIFTTLVDLKWRHTLVIFTMSFLCSWLLFAIMWWLVAFAHGDIYAYMEKSGMEKSGLESTVCVTNVRSFTSAFLFSIEVQVTIGFGGRMMTEECPLAITVLILQNIVGLIINAVMLGCIFMKTAQAHRRAETLIFSRHAVIAVRNGKLCFMFRVGDLRKSMIISASVRIQVVKKTTTPEGEVVPIHQLDIPVDNPLESNNIFLVAPLIICHVIDKRSPLYDISATDLANQDLEVIVILEGVVETTGITTQARTSYIAEEIQWGHRFVSIVTEEEGVYSVDYSKFGNTVKVAAPRCSARELDEKPSILIQTLQKSELSHQNSLRKRNSMRRNNSMRRNNSMRRNNSSLMVPKVQFMTPEGNQNTSES